In a genomic window of Corynebacterium choanae:
- a CDS encoding YdeI/OmpD-associated family protein, translated as MNSIVGNIAVAVAAGKRLGRCSEELSSAMPTRGQVAARFTVDGLTWDGIVEPDGLRGHFVFLPEAVTLSVGDVAQITVVVSDTWPEPELDADIAAAFAAAEEISATWESITPRARWEWVRWISSTKVAATRAKRIAVAVDKMRKGSRRPCCFDRSSCTDPTIAVGGKLRLDAGQ; from the coding sequence ATGAACTCGATCGTTGGCAACATTGCTGTTGCGGTAGCCGCAGGCAAGCGCTTAGGCCGATGTAGCGAGGAGCTTTCTTCAGCCATGCCTACACGCGGACAGGTTGCGGCCCGGTTTACCGTCGATGGTCTCACCTGGGACGGGATCGTTGAACCAGACGGGTTACGTGGACATTTTGTCTTCCTCCCGGAGGCGGTCACGCTTTCGGTGGGTGATGTTGCCCAGATCACAGTGGTCGTTAGTGACACCTGGCCAGAACCTGAACTCGACGCCGATATTGCTGCGGCTTTCGCGGCAGCCGAGGAGATTTCTGCGACTTGGGAGTCGATAACACCGCGCGCCCGCTGGGAGTGGGTGCGGTGGATCTCTTCGACGAAAGTGGCGGCAACCCGGGCAAAACGCATTGCAGTGGCTGTCGACAAAATGCGCAAAGGCAGCCGTCGTCCGTGTTGTTTCGACCGTTCCTCGTGCACCGATCCGACGATTGCGGTCGGCGGCAAACTGCGCCTTGACGCAGGCCAGTAG
- a CDS encoding TM2 domain-containing protein, translated as MTSPANNSDAFPWEQPAEQPAQQWPGTTPQPAQQWSAAAQPAGNPYPQSAVQPYAQQLPQPGAVAPGVPGSAYAYGVQPKKRLNAVLWWIFLGGFGAHNFYLGQTAAGFGKLALLVVALLFEITILGAFISIFLYLALFIWNVVDLVKIIQAPDLV; from the coding sequence GTGACCTCGCCTGCAAATAATTCCGATGCGTTTCCTTGGGAACAGCCAGCAGAACAGCCAGCCCAGCAGTGGCCGGGTACTACCCCGCAACCGGCACAACAGTGGTCTGCTGCAGCACAACCTGCAGGAAATCCCTATCCGCAGTCAGCGGTGCAGCCTTATGCTCAGCAGCTGCCGCAACCGGGTGCTGTAGCACCTGGCGTACCAGGATCTGCCTACGCCTACGGGGTGCAGCCTAAAAAACGCCTCAACGCTGTGTTGTGGTGGATTTTCCTTGGCGGATTCGGGGCGCACAACTTCTACCTCGGGCAAACTGCAGCTGGCTTTGGCAAACTTGCACTGCTTGTCGTCGCGCTGCTGTTCGAAATCACCATCCTGGGCGCGTTCATCAGTATTTTCCTGTATCTCGCGCTGTTTATCTGGAATGTCGTGGATTTGGTGAAAATCATCCAGGCCCCGGATCTGGTCTAA
- a CDS encoding glycogen/starch/alpha-glucan phosphorylase: protein MIGNSIPGHVRAAAGMPPNAATDFKYWTGLSTAVMEQLADNWYSTVQAYRATRQQHYFSAEFLMGRALLNNLTNLGLVDEVSNVVDDADRTLTDVLEAENDAALGNGGLGRLAACFLDSCATQDLPVTGYGILYRYGLFKQIFDNGYQTESPDAWMENGYPFVVRRSTWQRKVTFDDMVVRAVPYDMPITGYGTDNVGTLRLWKAEPVEEFDYDAFNSQRFTDAIVEREAVMDISRVLYPNDTTYAGKVLRVRQQYFFVSASLQEMIDNFIEHHGDDLTKFGEFNCIQLNDTHPVLAIPELMRLLMDEHGLGWEQAWKVVQETFAYTNHTVLAEALEQWNVSIFQQLFHRVWEIVQEIDRRFRLEMAEAGYDQGKIDYMAPVKDGNVYMAWIACYAAYSINGVAALHTEIIKAETLKDWHDVWPEKFNNKTNGVTPRRWLAMCNPKLAAMLTELSGSDAWVTNLDELKKLEHLRDDDAIMQRLLEIKDANKQAFAEWLGEDIDTSSIFDVQIKRLHEYKRQLMNALYIIDLYYRVKEGEQVPPRTFIFGAKAAPGYVRAKAIIKFINAIGELVNNDPEVSKTLRVVFVENYNVSPAEHIIPAADVSEQISTAGKEASGTSNMKFMMNGALTLGTLDGANVEILEAVGDDNAYIFGAKVEELPELRAHYNPQATYQETPGLKRALDSLVDGTFTDDGTGIFHDLHASLLEQNSWEKPDQYYVLGDFAAYRETRDNMAEDYFADRLQWARMCWTNICNSGRFSSDRTISDYAREVWKIEPTPIKPKK from the coding sequence GTGATCGGAAACTCCATCCCCGGGCATGTTCGGGCTGCCGCCGGTATGCCACCGAATGCTGCTACTGACTTTAAATATTGGACCGGACTGTCCACCGCAGTTATGGAGCAGCTTGCCGATAACTGGTATTCCACCGTGCAGGCTTACCGCGCCACCCGGCAACAGCACTATTTTTCGGCCGAGTTCCTCATGGGTCGTGCCCTGCTGAATAACCTCACCAACCTCGGCTTGGTTGACGAAGTATCCAACGTCGTCGACGATGCCGACCGTACCCTCACCGACGTGCTGGAGGCAGAAAACGATGCTGCCCTCGGCAACGGCGGGTTGGGGCGTCTTGCTGCCTGCTTCCTTGATTCGTGTGCCACCCAGGATCTGCCGGTGACCGGCTACGGTATTTTGTACCGCTACGGGCTGTTCAAGCAGATCTTCGACAATGGCTACCAAACCGAATCCCCAGATGCGTGGATGGAAAACGGCTACCCCTTCGTCGTTCGTCGTTCCACTTGGCAGCGCAAAGTCACCTTCGACGACATGGTGGTGCGGGCAGTGCCGTATGACATGCCAATCACCGGCTATGGCACCGACAATGTTGGCACCCTGCGGCTGTGGAAGGCAGAACCGGTCGAAGAATTCGACTATGACGCGTTTAACTCGCAGCGGTTCACCGACGCGATCGTCGAACGTGAAGCGGTCATGGACATCTCCCGGGTGCTCTACCCGAATGACACCACCTATGCAGGGAAAGTCCTGCGCGTGCGCCAACAGTACTTCTTCGTCTCCGCCTCGCTGCAGGAGATGATTGACAACTTCATCGAGCATCACGGCGATGATTTGACGAAGTTCGGCGAATTCAACTGTATCCAGCTCAACGACACCCACCCGGTGCTCGCCATCCCAGAGTTGATGCGTCTACTGATGGACGAGCATGGCCTGGGTTGGGAACAAGCCTGGAAGGTGGTGCAGGAAACCTTCGCCTACACCAACCACACGGTGCTTGCCGAAGCCCTCGAACAGTGGAACGTGTCGATCTTCCAGCAGCTGTTCCACCGGGTGTGGGAGATTGTCCAAGAGATTGATCGTCGCTTCCGCCTGGAGATGGCTGAAGCTGGCTATGACCAGGGCAAAATTGACTATATGGCGCCAGTCAAGGACGGCAACGTCTATATGGCGTGGATTGCCTGCTATGCCGCATATTCGATCAACGGTGTGGCTGCCCTCCACACGGAGATCATTAAGGCGGAAACGTTGAAAGACTGGCACGATGTGTGGCCAGAGAAGTTCAACAACAAAACTAACGGTGTCACCCCGCGCCGCTGGCTGGCAATGTGTAACCCGAAGCTGGCGGCTATGCTCACCGAGCTTTCCGGATCCGATGCGTGGGTAACCAACCTTGATGAGCTGAAAAAACTCGAGCATCTGCGCGACGATGATGCAATCATGCAGCGTCTGCTGGAGATTAAAGATGCGAACAAGCAAGCCTTTGCCGAATGGTTGGGCGAAGATATCGACACCAGCTCCATTTTCGATGTGCAAATCAAACGGTTGCACGAATACAAGCGGCAGCTGATGAATGCGCTCTACATCATCGACCTGTACTACCGGGTGAAGGAAGGCGAACAGGTTCCCCCACGGACCTTTATCTTCGGTGCGAAGGCTGCCCCGGGTTACGTGCGAGCCAAAGCCATTATCAAGTTCATCAACGCCATTGGCGAATTGGTGAACAATGACCCGGAGGTTTCGAAGACGCTGCGAGTCGTCTTCGTGGAGAACTACAACGTCTCCCCGGCAGAGCATATTATTCCGGCCGCCGATGTTTCCGAACAGATCTCTACCGCAGGCAAGGAAGCATCAGGTACTTCGAATATGAAGTTCATGATGAATGGTGCCCTGACTTTGGGCACACTTGACGGTGCCAATGTCGAGATTTTGGAAGCTGTCGGCGACGACAACGCCTACATTTTCGGCGCCAAGGTCGAGGAACTCCCGGAGCTGCGTGCACACTACAATCCGCAGGCAACCTACCAGGAAACCCCGGGGCTCAAGCGCGCACTCGACAGCCTGGTCGATGGCACGTTCACCGACGATGGCACCGGTATTTTCCACGATCTGCACGCCAGCCTGCTGGAGCAGAATTCTTGGGAGAAGCCGGATCAGTACTATGTGCTTGGCGATTTTGCTGCATATCGGGAAACCCGCGACAACATGGCTGAAGACTACTTCGCTGATCGTCTGCAGTGGGCACGGATGTGCTGGACAAACATTTGCAACTCTGGTCGTTTCTCTTCCGACCGGACGATCTCGGACTATGCCCGGGAAGTGTGGAAGATTGAGCCGACGCCAATCAAGCCGAAGAAGTAA
- a CDS encoding YccF domain-containing protein has translation MKTILNLLWLVTGGLWLSLSYALFGLLACIPIITAPIGVASLRMARYALWPFGRRIVERTSDNPVTLIANVIWFLCGGMWLALGHLTTACAQAVTIVGIPLAIANVKMIPVTCFPYGKQVAEQ, from the coding sequence ATGAAAACAATCCTTAATCTGTTGTGGCTGGTCACCGGTGGTCTGTGGTTGTCGTTGAGCTACGCGCTGTTCGGTCTGCTGGCTTGTATTCCTATTATTACCGCCCCGATTGGTGTCGCTTCGCTGCGAATGGCGCGCTATGCACTGTGGCCGTTTGGCCGGCGGATTGTGGAGCGGACTAGTGATAATCCGGTGACACTAATCGCTAATGTGATCTGGTTTCTGTGTGGTGGTATGTGGCTGGCTTTGGGGCATCTCACCACTGCCTGCGCACAGGCGGTGACAATTGTCGGTATCCCGTTGGCGATCGCGAATGTAAAGATGATTCCGGTGACGTGTTTCCCCTATGGCAAACAAGTCGCAGAGCAATAG
- the pgi gene encoding glucose-6-phosphate isomerase: MADDITTTAAWQALKDQHGKLADTTLRDLFAADEGRAEHFTYEAAGLTVDLSKNLLDADTVDKLIALSEAADLPAQREAMLSGRHINNTEDRAVLHTALRLPVEQEFTCDGQDVAADVHDVLSRMRDFCHALRSGQWLGATGHTIKTVVNIGIGGSDLGPAMAVKALRSYATAGITAKFVSNVDPADMVAALDGLDPASTLFIVASKTFTTQETLANAHAAKRWLVDAFDGDESVVAKHFVAVSTNAEKVAEFGIDPENMFGFWDWVGGRYSVDSAIGLSLMAVIGPMDFMRFLDGFHAMDEHFRTAAPQENIPLLMGLLGVWYSNFYGAETHAVLPYSQDLGRFPAYLQQLTMESNGKHVRHDGTAVTCDSGEIYWGEPGTNGQHAFFQLMHQGTRLIPADFIGFIRPKEDLPTADGTGSMHDLLMSNFFAQTKVLAFGKNAQEIAAEGVPVELINHKVMPGNRPTTTILADELTPFVLGSLIALYEHITFVQGAIWGINSFDQWGVELGKKQAGDLLPAVTGAQDVASGDSSTDNLIRLYRSRR, from the coding sequence ATGGCTGACGACATCACCACTACTGCTGCTTGGCAAGCGTTGAAAGACCAGCACGGCAAACTCGCTGACACTACTCTGCGGGATTTGTTCGCCGCCGATGAGGGGCGTGCTGAACACTTCACCTATGAGGCAGCCGGACTGACCGTCGACCTGTCGAAGAATCTGCTCGACGCTGACACTGTTGACAAGCTCATCGCGTTGAGTGAGGCTGCTGATCTGCCAGCCCAGCGGGAGGCAATGCTCAGCGGCCGCCACATTAACAACACGGAAGATCGGGCTGTGCTGCACACTGCTCTGCGGCTTCCTGTGGAGCAAGAATTTACCTGCGACGGCCAAGATGTTGCCGCCGATGTGCATGATGTGCTCTCCCGGATGCGGGACTTCTGTCACGCTCTTCGCAGCGGCCAATGGCTGGGGGCAACCGGTCACACTATTAAAACAGTAGTCAATATTGGTATTGGCGGCTCCGATCTCGGACCGGCGATGGCGGTGAAAGCACTGCGCAGCTATGCCACCGCAGGGATCACAGCCAAGTTTGTTTCCAACGTCGATCCTGCCGACATGGTTGCGGCCTTAGACGGCCTCGATCCGGCTTCCACCTTGTTTATTGTTGCATCAAAGACGTTTACCACCCAGGAAACGCTCGCGAATGCGCACGCCGCAAAACGCTGGCTGGTGGATGCCTTCGACGGGGATGAATCGGTAGTTGCCAAGCATTTCGTCGCAGTGAGCACGAACGCGGAAAAGGTTGCCGAGTTCGGTATCGACCCGGAGAACATGTTCGGGTTCTGGGACTGGGTTGGTGGCCGCTACTCGGTGGATTCCGCAATCGGTCTCTCCCTGATGGCAGTGATCGGGCCGATGGACTTTATGCGATTCCTCGACGGTTTCCACGCCATGGACGAACATTTCCGAACCGCCGCCCCGCAGGAAAATATTCCACTCCTCATGGGTCTGCTCGGTGTGTGGTATTCCAACTTCTACGGTGCCGAAACCCACGCTGTGCTGCCATATTCGCAGGATCTTGGCCGGTTCCCGGCGTATCTCCAACAGCTCACCATGGAATCCAACGGCAAACATGTGCGCCACGACGGTACCGCAGTAACCTGCGATTCGGGTGAAATCTATTGGGGTGAACCAGGCACCAACGGACAGCATGCCTTCTTCCAGCTTATGCATCAGGGCACCCGGCTGATTCCAGCGGACTTTATCGGCTTTATTCGTCCCAAGGAAGATCTGCCAACTGCTGACGGCACCGGCAGCATGCACGATCTGCTCATGAGTAACTTCTTTGCACAAACCAAGGTGCTTGCCTTCGGCAAGAATGCGCAAGAGATCGCCGCTGAAGGGGTTCCGGTTGAACTCATCAACCACAAGGTGATGCCAGGTAACCGGCCAACCACCACCATTTTGGCTGATGAACTCACCCCGTTTGTGCTCGGCTCGCTCATCGCCCTCTATGAGCACATCACCTTTGTGCAAGGCGCTATCTGGGGTATCAACTCCTTCGACCAGTGGGGTGTGGAGCTTGGCAAGAAGCAGGCCGGCGACCTGCTGCCGGCAGTGACTGGCGCCCAGGATGTTGCTTCGGGTGATAGCTCTACCGATAATCTCATTCGACTGTATCGTTCCCGCCGCTAA